CGTGATGAACGACGTGATCAAGGATTCGTCCACGCTCGGTCTCGTGATCATCGGCTTTGCCGCCGTTCAGATGGTGGTGCACATGGTGTACTTCCTGCACATGAACGCGAAGTCGGAAGGCGGCTGGAACATGCTGGCACTGATCTTCACCGTCATCGTCATCGTCATCACGCTGGCCGGTTCGCTGTGGGTCATGTACCACATGAACAAGAACATGATGCCGAACATGCCGCATATCATGTCGCCGCAGCAGGCGCACGACATGCCATGAACGACGCGCCACCCGGTGGCGCAAATCCGACGCCGCAGCGTGAAGCGCGGGCAGGGCGCCTCCCTTCGAGGGGGGCGCGCATCGCCCTCGCCGCCGCTGCGGCGTTTTTCTTTTGCGCCTTTGCTTTTCTCGGCTGCTGGCAGGTCAAGCGCCTGCTGTGGAAGCAGGACCTGATCGCCCGCGTGGACGCGCGCGTCCACGCCGAACCGGTCGCCGTGCCGCGTGCTGCCGACTGGCCGCGGGTCGCCGTCGACACGCACGAGTACCTGCGCGTGCGCATCCGCGGCAGCCTGCTTTACGATTACACCACCCGCGTGCAGACCACCACCGCGCTCGGCATCGGTTTCTGGCTGATGACGCCGATGTGCACCGACGACGGCATCGTGTTCGTCAACCGCGGCTTCGTGCCGATGCAGCCGGGCGACCTGAAGCTGCCGCCGCCGCCGGTTGCGGGCGGCAACCCGTGCGCCACGGCGGGCGGCGCGCCGGTCACGATCGCAGGCCTGCTGCGCCTGCCCGAACCGAAGGGCCGCATCCTGCGCGAGAACGACCCGGCCGGGGACCGCTGGTACACCCGCGACATCGTTCCGATGGCGGTCAGGCGCGGCATGCCGAAGGCGGCCCCGTTCTTCGTCGATGCGCCCGCCGGCCAGGAATACCCCCGCAGTGCGGACGAGAAGCCGACCGGCGGCCTGACCGTGATTTCGTTCCCGAACAACCACCTCGTCTACGCGCTGACGTGGTTCGGGCTGGCCGCGATGGTCGCGGGCGGCTATTATCTCGTGTTGCGCTACGACCGGCGGCGCAGGACGAGGGCGACGGATGACACAGCAGACTGAACAGCGGCAGGGCGGCGAGCGGCGCCGGCCGGACGGCCGCCGCGCGCAGGTGGCCGCGGCCGGCGTGGAATTCACGGCCGGCCACAAGAACATGATGCAGCTGATCCAGCTGCGCTGGATCGCCGTGATCGGGCAGGCCGCCACGATCGTCGCCGCCATCTACCTGTACGACATCCGCCTGCCGCTGGTGCCGATGCTGCAGGTGCTGGCCTGCCTGATCGCGTTCAACGTGGCCAGCCACCTGCGCTGGCACGAGGTGCGTTACGTGCGCAACACCGAGCTGTTCATGGCGCTGCTGGTGGATGTGGCGATCCTCACGTCGCAGCTGTACCTCTCCGGCGGCGCCACCAATCCCTTCGCGTTCCTTTACCTGCTGCAGGTGATCCTGTCCGCCGTGCTGCTCGCGCCCGCCTATGCATGGACCTTCGTGCTGATCACGGCCGCCTGCCTGGCCGGCCTGTCGCGCAATCACCTGCCGCTGCCGCTCGACGTGGAGCACGAGGGCGGCGTGCTGTCGCTGTACGTGCAGGGCATGCTGATCTGCTTCATGCTTAACGCGGCGCTGCTGGTGTTCTTCATCACCCGCATCACGGCCAACCTGCGCGCCGGCGATGCCCAGCTGGCCAACCTGCGCCAGCGCGCGGCCGAGGAAGAGCACGTGGTGCGCATGGGCCTCCTGGCGAGCGGCGCGGCGCACGAACTGGGCACGCCGCTGGCCACGCTGTCGGTCATCCTCGGCGACTGGAAGCGCATGCCGGAATTCGCGCGCAATCCCGAACTGCTCGAGGAGATCGGCGAGATGCAGGCGCAGCTCAAGCGCTGCAAGGCGATCGTTTCCGGCATCCTGCTCTCGGCCGGCGAAACGCGCGGCGAGTCGTCGATCAAGACCACGCTGGCGACCTTCCTCGACGAGCTGGCGCAGGAATGGCGCAGCAGCCGCCCGGTGCAGCATTTCTTCTACTTCAACCGGTTCGGCGAGGATCTGCCGGTGGTGTTCGACGAAACGCTCAAGCAGATGATCTGCAATGTGCTCGACAACGCGCTCGAGGCTTCGCCGGTGCGCGTGGAGATGGAAGCCACGCGCGAGGACGGCCATCTGATCCTGCGCGTGACCGACACCGGCCCGGGCTTCGACCCGGCCATCCTGGCGCAGCTGGGCAAACCGTATAATTCCACCAAGGGCAGGCCCGGCAGCGGCCTGGGCCTGTTCCTCGTGGTAAACGTGGCGCGCACGCTGGGCGGCACCGTCGGCGCGCGCAACCGCGCCGAGGGCGGCGCCGAGGTGGTGATCCGCCTGCCGCTGTCGTCCATCGCCCTCGAAGGTATCGATCCCGCGTACATCGACCCCGAACCGGGCCCGAACCGGCCCTGAACCGAGCCTGAATTGAGCCTGAACCGAACTGACATGACCGAAGAACAACGCTGCCTGCTGATCGTCGAGGATGACGAAGCTTTCGCCCGCACGCTGGGCCGCTCGTTCGAGCGGCGCGGCTACCATGTGCTGCATGCGGCCAACGTGGACGAAGCCGCCGCGCTGCTGGAAGAGCACACGCCCGGTTATGCCGTGGTGGACCTGAAGCTGAAGGGGAACTCGTCGGGCCTGGCCTGCGTACAGCTGCTGCACCAGCACGATCCCGACATGCTGATCGTGGTGCTGACCGGTTACGCCAGCATCAACACAGCCGTGGAAGCGGTGAAGCTGGGCGCCGCCCAGTATCTCGCCAAGCCGTCCAACACGGACGACATCGAAGCCGCGTTCGCCCACGTGGCGGGCAGCGCCGAAGTGGAGCTGACGGGCCGCGCCACGTCGGTGAAAACGCTGGAGTGGGAGCACATCCACGCGGTGCTGGCGGAAACGGAATTCAACATCTCGGAAGCGGCGCGCCGCCTCGGCATGCACCGGCGCACGCTGGCGCGCAAACTGGAAAAGCAGCGCGTCAAATAGAGCACCGCGCCACGGTGGCCGGAACGGCAACCGCCGGCGGGCGTGTTCTGCAGGGGGGCACCTGAACCTGTGGCGTGCGCGCAGCAAAGTGTTGCGCACGCGAGCGCAGACCCTGCGCGGCAGGCAAAATACCAGTACAATTAATGTTGCCCTGTATCATCTTCGCTTTGATCAGCCTGCAGGGTCGTTCCCGGTGCCCAATCCACGCATCGCCATTTCACGCGCCGCCCGGCGCTATTCCGACTTGACCGATGATCTGCCATAACGAAGCAACGCGCGAACCCGCGCGCCTGGACGCCCTGCACAAACTCGACCTGCTCGATACGCCGCCTTCCGAGGCATTCGACCGCATCACGCGCATGGCTGCGCAGATGTTCGGCCTGCCCGTGGCCGCCGTGTCGCTGACCGATACCGACCGGCAGTGGTTCAAATCGCGCGTTGGCGTGGAGCACTGGTCGATTCCCCGCCTGCGGGCGCCATGCGCCACGGTGGCCGATTCGGCATCGTTCCTTGTCATTCCCGACCTGGCCGAGGACCCCGAGTTCCGCGACAGCCACCTGGCGCGCAACGGCGTGCGCTTCTACGCCGGCGCGCCGCTGACGACGCGCGACGGCCACGCGCTGGGGGCGATGTGCGTGCTGGGCACGGCGCCGCGCCAGATCACGGAAGCTGAACGCGGCGTGCTGACCGACCTGGCGGCCATGGTGATGGCGCAGATCGAGCTGCAGCATGCGATGGGCCGCATCGATCCGATCAGCGGCCTGCCCAATCGCAACCAGTACATCGACGATTTCCGCGACCTGGAGAAAGACCGTCTGCGCGGCGAGGAGCGGCTGGCGATGCTGGTGCACCTGGCCAGCGCCGAACAGCTGGCCAACGCGGCGCGGGTGATGGGGTCGTCGTACGTGGACGGGCTGGTAAGCGAGGCCGTGCGCTCGTTCCGCGCCGAGTTCGGCGCCGACGGCAAGATGTACCACGTGGCCGCCACCCACTTCATCGTGGTCGTGGCGCCCGCTCTGTCGCTGGACGAATGCCACGTGCGTCTCGAGCGCTGGCTGCAGGGCCGGGATGCCTGGTCGACTTCGCGCTTCGTGACGACCCCGGCGGTCGGCATTGCGCCGTTCGCCGTCGGCGAGGCCGATGCGCTGGACGTGCTGCGCATCGCGCAGGGCGCGGTGCACGACGCCTATGCCACCGGCGCCAGCGTGGCGGTGTATTCCCCGGCGCAGGATGCCGCCTATCGCCGGCGCTTCACGCTGCTTACCGAATTCGGTAGTGCGCTGGAATCGCCCAACCAGCTGAGGCTCGTATACCAGCCCCGCATCGACCTGGCGACCGGCGCCTGCATCGGCGCCGAGGCGCTGCTGCGCTGGTGCCACCCCGAACTGGGCGGGGTGCCGCCGGGCGAATTCATGCCGATCGTCGAGCAGACCTCGATGGCCCGTGCCGCCACCGCCTGGGTGGTCGATGCCGCGCTGCGCCAGCTGCGCGCCTGGCAGGATATGGGCATCGCGCTCACGCTGTCGGTCAACGTGGCCGCGCCGAACCTGCTGGAAACCGATTTCGCGCAGCTCATCGAGGCGCGGCTGAAGGCGCACGGCGTGGCGCCGGCGCTGCTCGAGCTGGAAATCACGGAGAGCGCGGCAATGGGCAACCAGAGCGCGGCGGATCGCACGCTTGCCGCATTGCACGCTGTCGGCGTGCGGATCGCGATCGACGATTTCGGCACCGGCTACAGCAGCCTGTCGTACCTGCAGAGCATTCCCGCCCATGTGGTGAAGATCGACCAGAGTTTCGTGCGCGGCATCGAGACGGACGAGCGCAAGCGCGCGCTGGTCGGCACGATGGTCTCGCTGTCGCACGACCTGGGCTACAGCGTGGTGGCCGAGGGCGTGGAAACCGAAGCCGCGGCCGCGCTGGTACGCGCCGCCGGCTGCGACGAGGCACAGGGCTGGCTGTACGCGCGGGCGCTGGAACCGGCGCAGTTCGCCGCATGGCACGCCGCGCGCGCACTGTAGACATTTCGCCCACTGGCACCCGGCTGCCTTCTGAACCATACTGACGGCAACGCGGCGGCCGCCGCACTCGTGGAGGAGGATGCGATGAAGCCGATCAGGACGATGGTGGCGATGGCACTGGCCTGCGCACTGCAGCAGGGCGCCTGGGCCCGGGAAGAGCTGAAATCCGGCGGCGGCGGTGTCAGCTACGTCAGCGGCGGCGTGGGCAAGGAACAGCAGGAGGCGCTGGCGGCGCGGCGCCCGGAATTCAACCTGTACCTGACCTTCGCCCGCGGCCACAGCGGCGAATTCCTGGCTGACGTGGCGCTGGAGATCACGGACCGCAAGCGCAACCGGGTGCTGGCAGCCGATGGCGTGGGCCCGCAGGTGCTGGTGAAACTGCCGGCCGGCATGTACTGGGTCAATGCCACGTTCGGGAACCAGGAGCAGAGCCGCAGCGTGGTCATAGGAAACGAGGCCGCAGGCAAGGGCGGGCGCGAGGTGACGTTCCACTGGAACCCCGCCGACCAGGCCACGGTACGATAGGGAGGCGTGCGATGACAGCTCCCCAATCCAACCCGCACCCGGTCCGCGTGGCGATGTTCAGCGCCCAGCCCTACGACCGCCGGTTCTTCGAGGAAGCGCGGGCGGCAGGCGGACCAGGCCGCGGCGACATCGCGATCGACTACCACGACACCGCGCTGGACATCGGCACCGCCGTGCTGGCGCAGGGCTGCGGCGCCGTCTGCGTGTTCGTCAACGACGTGCTCGATGCCGCCGTGCTCGAACGGCTGCACGGCGGCGGCGTGCGCGCGATCCTGCTGCGCTGCGCCGGCTTCAACAACGTGGACCTGGCTGCGCTGGCGCGCCTCGGCATGTTCGCCGCGCGCGTGCCGGCCTATTCGCCGGAAGCGGTGGCCGAGCATGCGCTGGCGATGATCCTCACGCTGAACCGGCACACGCACCGCGCCTTCAACCGCGTGCGGGAAGGCAATTTCGCGCTCGACGGCCTGCTGGGCTTCACGCTGCACGGCAAGACGGCCGGCATCGTGGGCACCGGCAAGATCGGCCTTGCCACCGCGCGCATCCTGCGCGGCTTCGGCTGCCGCGTGCTGGGATACGACCCGTATCCGTCGCCGGCGTTCGAGGCGCTGGGCAGCATGGTTCCGCTGGACGAGCTGCTGGAACTGTCGGACATCGTGTCGCTGCATTGCCCGCTCACCGAAGCCACGCGCCACCTGGTCAGCCACGCCACGCTCGGCCGGATGAAGGCAGGCGCCATGCTGGTCAATACGTCGCGCGGCGCGCTGGTCGATACCGCCGCCGTCATCGAGGCGTTGAAGTCGCGCAGGCTGGGCGCGCTGGCGATCGACGTCTACGAGCAGGAGAGCGCACTGTTCTTCCGCGACCATTCGTCCGACATCATCGCCGACGACGTGTTCGGCCGGCTCACTTCGTTCCCGAACGTGCTGATCACGGGGCACCAGGGATTCTTCACGGTGGAGGCGCTGCGCGAGATCGCGGCCATCACCTTCGACAACCTGGCGTGCTGGCGCAGCGGCGGGGCATGCGCCAACATGCTGCCGTCCCCGGACTAGGAGCAGGGCGTTTTCTGCAGGAACTTTTCGGGCGCGCTATAGTGGTTTTTTCACAAGGAGGAACCATGCACATCGATCTTAGCGGCAAGACCGCCATCGTAACCGGCTCGACCCGCGGCATCGGCTATGCGATCGCCGCCGGCCTGGCCGGCGCGGGGGCGGATGTCGTCATCACGGGGCGCCAGCAGGCCGACGTCGACGCCGCGCTGGCGCGCCTGCGTGCCGATGCGCCCGGCGCGCGTGCCCGCGGCCACGCCGTCGACCTGGGCGACGCGGCCGGCTTTGCCCGGCTGCAGGCGGCCGAGCCGGACTGCGACATCCTCGTCAACAACCTGGGCGTCTTTGGCCCCCAGCCCTTCGCCGAGATTCCGGACGAGGAGTGGACCCGGTTCTTCGAGGTGAACGTGATGTCCGGCGTGCGTGCCAGCCGCGCCTGGCTGCCGGGCATGCAGCGCAGGAACTGGGGCCGGATCGTGTTCATCTCGTCCGAATCGGCAATCAACATCCCGGCCGACATGATCCACTACGGCATGACCAAGACGGCGAACGTGGCGGTCGCCCGCGGGCTGGCGAAGAGCCTGGCGGGCACCGGCATCACCGTCAACTCCGTGCTGCCGGGCCCCACGTTGTCCGAAGGCGTGCAGCACATGGTGGCGCCGGGTGAAAGCGCCGCCGCGGCGCTGGAGAAGGCCAACGCGTTCGTGCGCGAGCATCGCGCCAGTTCGATCCTGCAGCGCGTGGCCCTGCCCGAAGAAGTGGCGAACATGGTCGTCTACATCTGCTCGCCGCAAGCTTCGGCCACCACCGGCGCCGCACTGCGCGTCGACGGCGGTACCGCCGACACGATCTGAACCCCGACATGAAATGGAAAGACCGATGACCGACGAATCGCTGCGCGCCGTGCTGCGCGAGCTCGCCCGCCATGCCCGGGGCCTGCACAAGGCCATGCTGGACGTGGAAACCCAATACTTCGGCGCCGTGGGCGGCGTGCTTGAGCACCTGCAGCTGGTGACCAACCATCCGCATTTCGCCTGGCTGCTGAAGCTGTCGGGCCTGATGGCGGAACTGGACGAGAGGCTCGACGACGACGAGGCCATCGAACCGGCCGACGCGGCGCAGTTCCGCACCGCGTTCGAGCAGCTGATCGGGCCGCGCGCGGCGATCGACGGCGATTTCCGCAAGCGCTACCTCGCGCTGCTGCACGATGCGCCGGAGGTGGCGATCGCCAACGGCCCGCTACGGCAGGCGCTGGCGAAATTGCCGCAGGCAGAGTAGGCCCGATCGCGCGCCATCGCCACCGCGCGATGACGTTCGCGGCCGCCGCCATTGTGCCAACGCCGCGGCAGTCATGGGAAGAAAAACAGCGCCCCATGAAAAAGGCCGGGCGAGCGCCCGGCCTCAAGGTCATGCGAACCGGCTGACGATTACCAGCCGATATCCTTCAGCAGCGGCAACGACAGGTCCTTCGGCGGAATCACTTCCTGCGTCAGGTCGGCGTTGATCGACGGTTCCATCAGCTGGTTCGGCGAAGCGGCCGTGGTGTAATGCGACACCGAAGAGCCCGGCGCGAACGTGGTCGGCGTGTACATCAGGATCCGCTTCTGCTTGTCCGTACCGGCCAGCTGCGACGGGTCGGAACCCAGCTTGGCGATGACGCCGGACTTGGTGCGGCTGCGGGCCTTCAGCGCGGCCTTCAGCGCCACGCCGTCCGCCTGCGAAATGCGCACCGACGGAATCTTCACGGCCGGATCGCTGCCGCTCATGCCGGCCGGGTCGCCCGGCGCGTTGTCGGCCACGATCATCGCGATCGCGCCGGCCGCCTGCACATTGGCGGCCTTGATGGCGAAGTTGCAGGTGCCGCGGTCGACCAGCGCGACATTGCCCTTGACGGCGATGGCGTTGGCGCCCGTCAGCGGCGTACAGGCCAGGCCCGTGTTGGTGGCGTAGTTTTCCACGACCGGCAGGATATCGCCGGTCACGTTCGCGTCGGTGATGCGCGGGCCGAAGCTGGCTTCGCCGAACGCATGCTCACCGGCCGTGGTGCCGGCCGCCGGGCCGCTGAAGGCCACCAGGCCGCGCGGGCCCAGCACGTTCGGTACGGCCGCATTCACGTTCGGGCCGTCCCACGACAGGCCGTCGCCGCTGACCGCGTTCGCCACGCGTTCTTCCTCGCTCAGGTCGATCCACTTCGTGTTGGTGCGGTTGTCCGTCATGAAGTGATCCCACACGGCCGGCACGCCGGCCCAGTACTCGCCGGTTTCCTCGTCGGTGAAGCTCTGGAAGCCCAGGCCGTGGCCCATTTCGTGCAGCAGCACGGTGACGAAATCGGTCGCCGTGCCGTGGTTGCCGTCGATGCCCAGGTAGAACGGCGAGCCGGGCAGGCAGTCGGCCGCCAGGCCCAGGCGCGAGTTGAAGCGGGCGCGGATGTCGGCCATGGCCGGGTTCTGGTCCACGCCGGAGAGCTTGTTGGCGAGCGCGGCCGGGTACCAAGTGTTGGCTTTCGGCGCGTTCGGGAAATCGGAGAACACTTCCAGCGCACCCGCCGAGCCCAGCGTGGCGCTGTTGGCGGTGCAGTTCAGCGGCTCGAAGCTGGCCTGGATGCGGATCGGCACCGAGCTTTGCAGCTTCGCGCCCCACAGGTTGGCGGCGTGCGTGAACGCGATCAGGCGCTGTTCGCCCAGCGTGGTGCCGGTGTTGCCGCCGACCGGCGCGGCCGGCGTGGTGTCGTTGAAGCCCACGCCGGGAAGATTGCCATTGACGATCACGATCTGGGTGGCGGCTTGCGCGGCACCGATGGCGCCGAATGCGAAGGCCAGGGCGGCGGCGACTTTTTTCATGTTATTGCGCTTCATGGCGTGGTTCCTTGGCTTGCGCGGTGCGCGTATTGTTGACCAGTGCATTGGCGGCGTCTTCGCCGGTGACGCAGGCTTCGGCAAGCGAGCCGTCGGCGTTGCGCGTCACGACCGAATACACGGCCTTGTCGGCCACGCTGGCCGAGCGCGTGCCGTTCTTTGCCACGGTGACCTGCGGCGCGGCGACGATGCCGCGGGCGAACTTGCGGTCATGCGCCGCGGCGGCGCTCGGCACCAGCGCGCGGTATTCCTCGGCGGTGGGGGCGCGCAGCGCGCCGCTTTCGGCGTCGCGAACGACGACCAGGCCCTGGTCCTTCGCGACATCGTGGGCCATCGCGCCTTGCGACATGCCCAGTGCCGCCAGTGCCAGGCCGGCGCCGGCTGCGGCACGGCGGCTGCGGCGCGCGGCAAAGCCCACGGCGCCCAGGCCCAGGCCGAGCATCAGCCAGGTCGACGGTTCGGGCACGGCGGCGATCGCCACGCTGTCGATGCCGATGTAGTCCGCGTTGCCGACTGGGCCGGTGTAATGGAAGCCGAAGCGGCCGGTGCCAGTGCCGGTGATGTCGGCCGTGTAGCGGGTCCAGCCGTCAGGGTAGGCGGTGCCGCCGCCCACCGTCAGCAGCGCGGTCGTGAAGCCCGAGGTGCCCGTGCCGCTGCCGGCACTGAACAGCACCTGCAATGTATCGTTGAAACCTTCCGATGCGCCGTCGCGCGTGTAGAACGTCAGGCGCGTCGCGCCGGTGAGCGTGATTTCCGGCGTGAGCAGCCAGCTGTCGACCACTTCGCCCGCCGCGGCGCTGACGAAGCTCGTGGCGATGTACGACGATGCCGCGCCCGCCTGGGCATCGAAAATGCCGGTGTTGCCCTGGAACCAGGAGTCACTGCCGCTGGCCAATACCCAATTGCCCAGCGTGCCGACATCGTCGAACCCTTCGGTGAGGCTCGTCGGTGGCGTTTCCGCATGCGCGGCAGCCGATAGTGTCAGCGCCGCTGATGCAAAGAGAGTGAGGAAGGTTTTCATTGATTCACTTTCATTGACTTGTGGAAGAAGATGCAAATTGTTTTGCAAATTGCAACTTGAGTATAAGACCAAGAACTGCCGAGTTGCGCTACCCACGCTTACTAATTGAAATGTTTTCTTGATCCGTATCGAAAATGCAACGCAACAGATTTTGCGCCGTTGCAAGCCCAGTATCCATGCGGCCTGCAGCCCGGCATATCGCCGCCACGGGACGTAACGGCAGAGTACTCTTGACAAGTAAATCGGCTTGTGCGGCGTAATAAAAGATAAATAATGTTACTGCGCGGACCGTTCTTGCCGGCATTTCGTGGCGGCATCGATCGCGGGTACAATGCTGCCTTTATTCCTAGTTCCCCGCTGCCACGTGTCGAGCCGCCAACTGTATTCCCGCCTGCTGCTGCAATTTAAGCCTTATTCCGGCGTGCTGGTCGCCACTCTGGTGGCCGTCGGCATCGCGTCGCTGACCGATGTATTGCTGATCGGGCAGTTGCAGAACGTGGTGGATTCGCTGCGGCCGGAGGGCATCGCGCACGGCGCCGAGGCCGCCGGCGGCGTGCTCGCCGCGGTGCGGGCGTGGATCGACCGCCTTCTGCCGGTGTCTCCGGAGCAGGCCGGGCTGTGGGCGATCCCGGCCGTCATCCTGGCGCTCGTCTTCCTGCGCATGGTGAGCAGCTTCGCCGGCGACTATGGCGCCGCATGGCTCAGCAACCGGGTGCAGGCCGACCTGCGCGAGAAGATGTTCGCGCGCATCCTGCGCCTGCCAACCGGCTATTTCGACCAGTCGTCGACGGGTACCACGCTGTCGCGCGTGACCTTCGATGCCAACCAGGTGTCGCAGGCGGGCCTGAATGTACTGAACGTGGCGGTGCGCGATTCCGTTCTCGTGATCGGCTACGTGGTCACGCTGTTCGCGCAGGACTGGCAACTGGCCCTGTTCTGCCTGGCCCTGCTGCCGTTCGTGGCGGCCGTGGTGACGTTCGCGGGCCGGCGGATGCGCCGGCTGTCGGAAAGCGGGCAGCAGGCGATGGGCGAGCTGACCCGCGTGCTCGACGAAAGCATCGGCGGCCAGCGCGTGGTGAAGATCTTCGGCGGCCAGAAATACGAGCAGCGCCGCTTCGACGACGTCGTGAAACTGAACCGCCAGCTGGCGGTGAAGCACGCGGCCACGGCGGCGATGAACTCGGGCGTCATCATGATGCTGCTGGGCGCCACGCTGTCCGCGGTGATCTATTTCGCGATGCTGCGCGCCCAGGCCGATGCGCTGACGCCCGGCGCGTTCGTGGCGTTCATCGTCGCGCTGACGGCGATGCAGTCGCCGATCAAGAACCTCACCAAGATCAACGAGCCGCTGCAGCGCGGCCTGGCGGCGGCGAAATCGGTGTTCGGCCTGATCGATGCGCCGGCCGAGATGGACGACGGCGCCCGGTCGCTCGGTCGGGCCAGCGGCCACATCGAACTGTCGTCCGTCAGTTTCCGTTATGGCGCCGGCGATATGGACGCCGCCCCCGCGCTGGCCGGCGTGTCGCTCGACATCCGGGCCGGCGAGACCGTCGCGCTGGTCGGCGGCTCCGGCAGCGGCAAGACCACGCTGGCCAGTCTGCTGCCGCGCTTCTACGACGTGACGGGCGGCCGCATCCTGCTCGACGGCGTGGACGTGCGCGATTATCGGCTGTCCGACCTGCGCGCGCAGATCGCGCTGGTGAGCCAGGACGTGGTGCTGTTCAACGACACGCTGGCCGCCAATATCGCCTACGGCGACCCGGCGCCGGACCAGGCCCGGATCGAGGCCGCGGCGCATGCCGCGCATGCCCATGAATTCATCGTGCGCCAGCCGCAGGGCTACGCCACCGAGGTGGGCGAGAACGGCTTGCGGCTGTCCGGCGGGCAGCGCCAGCGGCTGGCGATCGCCCGCGCGCTGTACAAGGATGCGCCCATCCTGATCCTCGACGAGGCCACCAGCGCGCTCGACACGGAGTCGGAGCGCCTGGTGCAGGCCGCGCTGGAGCGGCTGATGGAAGGCCGCACCACGGTCGTCATCGCGCACCGGCTGTCGACGATCGAGAACGCCGACCGGATCGTGGTGATGAACGGCGGCACGATCGCCGAATCCGGCACGCACGAAGTGCTGCTGGCGCAGGGCGGCTTCTACGCGCGGCTGTACCAGACGCAGAAGCAGCTGACCCACTGACCGCGGCGTTGTACGCGTCGGTGGGCGCACCGGCGTGCGCTCAATCCAGGCTGAGCAGGTAGGCCGCCATGTCGCGGGCGTCGCGCTCCGATACGCCCAGGTCGGGCATCGCCGACTGGGGA
Above is a window of Pseudoduganella dura DNA encoding:
- a CDS encoding SDR family NAD(P)-dependent oxidoreductase; this encodes MHIDLSGKTAIVTGSTRGIGYAIAAGLAGAGADVVITGRQQADVDAALARLRADAPGARARGHAVDLGDAAGFARLQAAEPDCDILVNNLGVFGPQPFAEIPDEEWTRFFEVNVMSGVRASRAWLPGMQRRNWGRIVFISSESAINIPADMIHYGMTKTANVAVARGLAKSLAGTGITVNSVLPGPTLSEGVQHMVAPGESAAAALEKANAFVREHRASSILQRVALPEEVANMVVYICSPQASATTGAALRVDGGTADTI
- a CDS encoding response regulator transcription factor, producing MTEEQRCLLIVEDDEAFARTLGRSFERRGYHVLHAANVDEAAALLEEHTPGYAVVDLKLKGNSSGLACVQLLHQHDPDMLIVVLTGYASINTAVEAVKLGAAQYLAKPSNTDDIEAAFAHVAGSAEVELTGRATSVKTLEWEHIHAVLAETEFNISEAARRLGMHRRTLARKLEKQRVK
- the cyoD gene encoding cytochrome o ubiquinol oxidase subunit IV, translating into MSGNNHNHGHGHGHKGHDNDSHGHDDHHDGSAVHGSMKDYVIGFVLSVILTAIPFWLVMNDVIKDSSTLGLVIIGFAAVQMVVHMVYFLHMNAKSEGGWNMLALIFTVIVIVITLAGSLWVMYHMNKNMMPNMPHIMSPQQAHDMP
- a CDS encoding ATP-binding protein — protein: MTQQTEQRQGGERRRPDGRRAQVAAAGVEFTAGHKNMMQLIQLRWIAVIGQAATIVAAIYLYDIRLPLVPMLQVLACLIAFNVASHLRWHEVRYVRNTELFMALLVDVAILTSQLYLSGGATNPFAFLYLLQVILSAVLLAPAYAWTFVLITAACLAGLSRNHLPLPLDVEHEGGVLSLYVQGMLICFMLNAALLVFFITRITANLRAGDAQLANLRQRAAEEEHVVRMGLLASGAAHELGTPLATLSVILGDWKRMPEFARNPELLEEIGEMQAQLKRCKAIVSGILLSAGETRGESSIKTTLATFLDELAQEWRSSRPVQHFFYFNRFGEDLPVVFDETLKQMICNVLDNALEASPVRVEMEATREDGHLILRVTDTGPGFDPAILAQLGKPYNSTKGRPGSGLGLFLVVNVARTLGGTVGARNRAEGGAEVVIRLPLSSIALEGIDPAYIDPEPGPNRP
- a CDS encoding SURF1 family protein: MNDAPPGGANPTPQREARAGRLPSRGARIALAAAAAFFFCAFAFLGCWQVKRLLWKQDLIARVDARVHAEPVAVPRAADWPRVAVDTHEYLRVRIRGSLLYDYTTRVQTTTALGIGFWLMTPMCTDDGIVFVNRGFVPMQPGDLKLPPPPVAGGNPCATAGGAPVTIAGLLRLPEPKGRILRENDPAGDRWYTRDIVPMAVRRGMPKAAPFFVDAPAGQEYPRSADEKPTGGLTVISFPNNHLVYALTWFGLAAMVAGGYYLVLRYDRRRRTRATDDTAD
- a CDS encoding putative bifunctional diguanylate cyclase/phosphodiesterase: MICHNEATREPARLDALHKLDLLDTPPSEAFDRITRMAAQMFGLPVAAVSLTDTDRQWFKSRVGVEHWSIPRLRAPCATVADSASFLVIPDLAEDPEFRDSHLARNGVRFYAGAPLTTRDGHALGAMCVLGTAPRQITEAERGVLTDLAAMVMAQIELQHAMGRIDPISGLPNRNQYIDDFRDLEKDRLRGEERLAMLVHLASAEQLANAARVMGSSYVDGLVSEAVRSFRAEFGADGKMYHVAATHFIVVVAPALSLDECHVRLERWLQGRDAWSTSRFVTTPAVGIAPFAVGEADALDVLRIAQGAVHDAYATGASVAVYSPAQDAAYRRRFTLLTEFGSALESPNQLRLVYQPRIDLATGACIGAEALLRWCHPELGGVPPGEFMPIVEQTSMARAATAWVVDAALRQLRAWQDMGIALTLSVNVAAPNLLETDFAQLIEARLKAHGVAPALLELEITESAAMGNQSAADRTLAALHAVGVRIAIDDFGTGYSSLSYLQSIPAHVVKIDQSFVRGIETDERKRALVGTMVSLSHDLGYSVVAEGVETEAAAALVRAAGCDEAQGWLYARALEPAQFAAWHAARAL
- a CDS encoding 2-hydroxyacid dehydrogenase — protein: MTAPQSNPHPVRVAMFSAQPYDRRFFEEARAAGGPGRGDIAIDYHDTALDIGTAVLAQGCGAVCVFVNDVLDAAVLERLHGGGVRAILLRCAGFNNVDLAALARLGMFAARVPAYSPEAVAEHALAMILTLNRHTHRAFNRVREGNFALDGLLGFTLHGKTAGIVGTGKIGLATARILRGFGCRVLGYDPYPSPAFEALGSMVPLDELLELSDIVSLHCPLTEATRHLVSHATLGRMKAGAMLVNTSRGALVDTAAVIEALKSRRLGALAIDVYEQESALFFRDHSSDIIADDVFGRLTSFPNVLITGHQGFFTVEALREIAAITFDNLACWRSGGACANMLPSPD
- a CDS encoding carboxypeptidase regulatory-like domain-containing protein encodes the protein MKPIRTMVAMALACALQQGAWAREELKSGGGGVSYVSGGVGKEQQEALAARRPEFNLYLTFARGHSGEFLADVALEITDRKRNRVLAADGVGPQVLVKLPAGMYWVNATFGNQEQSRSVVIGNEAAGKGGREVTFHWNPADQATVR